Part of the Brassica oleracea var. oleracea cultivar TO1000 chromosome C8, BOL, whole genome shotgun sequence genome is shown below.
GTTTGGAGATGAGATCAGAGATGGGTAAGAGAGCTTCGAGATGAGATCGGAGATGGGTAAGAGAGCTTGGAGATGAGATCGGAGATGGGTTTTCTTCAGAGAAGAGAGACAGCCCGAGATGGAGACAGATCGTGACAGAGGGAGAGCCAGAGAGCCTGAGATGGATACAGCTCGTGACGGAGAGAGAGCCCGAGATGGAGAGAGCTCGAGATGGAGAGAGAGGTTGAGATGGAGGGAGCTCGAGATGGAGAGAGAGCTTGAGATGGAGAGAGCTCTCAAGATCTTCACTGGTTCTAGGAATGGAGATCGAGAGAGAGAGATAGAGATGGAGCTGCGTCACTTTCCCCGACTGCGTCAAGTTTAGGTTTAGGTTTTTTGTAAATACTAAAACATAGTAAGGGTAAAATAGTAAATTACCTTATTGGCCGCAGGTTTTATGTCGCGACCGCAGGTTTTATCGGCGTCAGCCGCAGGACGCGGCGTTCGGACGCGGCGTCAGACGCAGCTGTCTGCGGCAACGAAACGAACAGGAGTTGACGCCGAATGTTGACGCTGCCGCTGCCGCCGGTACCTGCGGCAACCAAACGAACAGCACCCTAGTGTCTTATTGGGAATGCTATTTGAAGACATTGTTGTCTCTTTAACGGTTAATGGGAGTGTGCATACGCTCAATGATCTTATTCACAGCATCACGGGACATCACAAGCGTGTCGTGAAGCAAAATGCTGTAAACGTTAAGCCCCTGCAAAGCATCGCATAAACAAGATTCAAGATTCGCTAGCCGGTTTATCAAGTAAAAACCACCGACGGGTATTAATATGTAACTCACTATTGATGGGAGTATGTTGACGTAGTGGAGATTCTGGGTGGCTAGCTTCAGCTTCTCATCGATAGGCCCACCTTCTACAACGAGTACTTTCTTCGTGTTCTCCATTTGATTGTAATAGTTCACAATGTTCTTCGTTTTATGCGTTGGCAATGCCATTTCATCAAACACCAGGAGCTGCGTAGTTCTCGCAAAACATTAGCGGATACAAGCTGACCAGTAATAACGAAAATCAGGAGCTTACTTTTCCTTCTGCGGCTCGAGCTGAGATTGCTATCTTCAGACCAAGCCTTCGGACCTGCTTATTCATCTTTATCGCATGGCTTCTTGGTTTGGGCCCATGCATCACACAACCACCTCGGAACTAAGCGGTTTCAGTAAAAAAGTCCATCAGAGAAGAACAGTTTTGAAATTTACCTGGGGGCCACGCAGTGTACCATGTCTAGCTCGGCCTGTACCCTTCTGGTTCCATGGCTTTCTACCAGTTCCGCTAACCTCACTTATTGTTTTGGTCGAGTGAGTTCCCTAAACATCCATCCACCAAATGAGTCAGACTTATTGACTGTTTTACTTATATGACTAATTAGGACATTGTGATTTGTGAGATAATCAACTAGAGTTTTACCTGCTGGCGTTTGGCAAGCTGCCATCTCACGACGTGGTGAATGATATCTTTCCTAATTGGAACATCAAAGACATCACCAGCTAAAACCATGAAACCTTTGTCTTCGTTCTGAAAATTTGTGACCGGAATAACCAAGTCTTGATATTGTCCTGCGGAAAGCATCAATACGAGACCAGATTAATAAGGAAAACATCATTGTATCATGACTGAAGCGCAATCAGAAAGAAGTGAGCACATAACACGCACGCGCAGAACATTGCTAATCAAAATCTATGCATACTCAGCCAAAGTATGTACATATTTATTCAAACGGTAGTTGGATGAATGTTAATAACAGCATACCTATGGTTCGGTCTGGTGTAATGACCGTCTTCTTAGCAAGTAAATCATAAGGAAATTTGTCATCAGGAGTCAAGATAGAAGTGGAGTGCTTTCGGTTGGAAACCAAACTTATTCCACACTGCATTTGATAGATAACACAAAAAATAATGAAATCAACAAAAAAAAAAAAAAAAAAAAAAAAAAAAAAAAAAAAAGGGAACTCAGTGATGTAAGTAAACACAAACCTTGAGATCACAAGGAAGAGAGCTTTAAACCATTTCCAGATGCTGAAAAGGATCCAAAAGTGCGGACAATTCTTCTTGTGATTGAAGCAGCAGCCATATCTTTCGAGAAGAAACCCCTAACTGCTCATCTACAATTCCAAATCCAATTTCTCAATCTAGTCGATAAACGCAAAAACCAGAATCTCATGAGTAGATAATATGAGTACATCCTCGTCCAAATTTTCTCGAGAAACTCGAAATGTAAATACACTGAGATAAGAAGAAGAAAACTAACCGGTCACACGAGCGGCGATGATTGACGGTGAGGAAGAAGAAGAAGAACGGCGAGTACTATCAAGGTTTTAGTAAGAGTGTGGTTTTCGAAACGGGGAAGGTTTACATGTGTTTTGGTGTGTTTTGTCTCATTTGTCAATTTATATTTGCTCTATGTTTCATGAGAGAGTAAGGATATTTTGATTGTGTGGTGTAAATAGTTGTATATATCACCATCACCTCTAGTTTTGTACTGGCTGAGAAGATGAATGAACATGGAACTCTCCTGCGTGAAGACAGAGCGGCGTAGAATGACTATGGTTTCGTTGGAGGCTCTTCAGTTTCTGAGCTCCGGTGAAACGAGTTTGTCGGTGGCAAGTTCCGGCGGCTGTGCGAAGAGATTTCGGTCAAGTCGGCGGGTGACGCGTGTCATACTAATGGCCCAGATTCTTACACGTGTTCAAATCCCAGCCTCTTTGTCGCGCGCCTAGATCAATCTGTCCGGTTTCAATGTTTGGGCCTTTGGGCCGTTTAGTTTATTTGGGCTTCGGCCGTTAATGTTGTAGCCCGTTGTATATGTGGGCTTTTTGTTTGGTATTTGGTGTACTTGGGCTTCGTCCGATTGGGCTTGGCCCGTTTGATTAATAAAAATAAATTTTGGCGGAAGAAAAAAAAGAGAAGATGAATGAACATGCACTGCAGAACCATATAACTTTCAAGTACTCTACATGCCAACTTTTGGGCTACTCGATTTTTATTTTCTATCCAACACTTTATTCTAGAGTGGATAACAATACACAGAGGAGAACGATATAATTCTATTAAGAATGTGTATATTGATTATAGATCCCACGGCAAATCATCTGCTAATTAAAAACTAAACGTATGGAAACTTAGTGGCTTACATGTTTTCTAACAATAGTACTAGTATACTAGTTTCTTATACTACTATTTACTCGGAAATCCTACAAAATAATTCCGACAGGTGTGTCTGGTTATCTACACAAAGATATGATCAGACAAATGTGTATCACTAAGTTTTGCCTGTGTTCTGTAATATATATATATATATATATATGTATACTACTCAAAAATCAAATAAATCCAATTTAATAAATGTATATCACCATTGGCCAAAACTTTCTTCATAATCAATCCACAATGTATGTACAACAAAGTCATAAACACCAAGCATTAAGTCTAATCTTATTCAGCACGCTTAATTATCTCTGTAAAAATAACTTCAAATTGTCAACGACCTTTAAAAGAAAACTAAACGTTAAGATCTTGTCCTGTCGTTTTTATTTCGTTCTTTTTCTCTCTGTTAACAAACCACTGTGCTGTTTTTCTAGCAATCGGCAACCACATCCTTCGTCTTCTTTCCTCCATCGCAGCAATCACATCACTTCTCGATGTGGAGGCTGTAGAAGCGTCCAAACCGCTGTTGCTTCCACCAACCGCGTTTTCTCTAGCCGCTGTTGTAACAACGCTGAGTCTAGGAACAGCCGTGATCTCAGAAACCGATCTTCTAGTAGAATCTTTGTTATCAACCATTCTCTTCATATCAATCTCTTCCTTGTCACGCAAGTCACCTCTCTGCACTCGATCCACCGACGAGAATCTGTCGCTTGACGTCGAACTCAACATGTTCGATGTCCAAAACGTCAAATCAGCTGGAGTCACATTACTCCAACGGTTCTTAAACACAGCATCTGAAACAACAATCCTGTGATTGAACTTGTGCAGACATTTCTCGTTACCTTGTTCCACAAGCGACAACGAGTTATCGTTTTTACCAAAGTTGAGTATCTT
Proteins encoded:
- the LOC106307903 gene encoding LOW QUALITY PROTEIN: 50S ribosomal protein L4-like (The sequence of the model RefSeq protein was modified relative to this genomic sequence to represent the inferred CDS: deleted 1 base in 1 codon) produces the protein MAAASITRRIVRTFGSFSASGNGLSSLPCDLKCGISLVSNRKHSTSILTPDDKFPYDLLAKKTVITPDRTIGQYQDLVIPVTNFQNEDKGFMVLAGDVFDVPIRKDIIHHVVRWQLAKRQQGTHSTKTISEVSGTGRKPWNQKGTGRARHGTLRGPQFRGGCVMHGPKPRSHAIKMNKQVRRLGLKIAISARAAEGKLLVFDEMALPTHKTKNIVNYYNQMENTKKVLVVEGGPIDEKLKLATQNLHYVNILPSIGLNVYSILLHDTLVMSRDAVNKIIERMHTPINR